A portion of the Microlunatus phosphovorus NM-1 genome contains these proteins:
- a CDS encoding cytochrome c oxidase assembly protein, producing MTGASRAVAWAGVVTAPTVAITVLAATGALAAPTGGLPDPGVAVRVGLPAATALRDVAAALTVGLLVTAATVLPGPGSRRRLPALTNLQRRTAVIAAAAASGWAAATVAMLLLTYANLAGTTIGVDTVAALPYFLTDFDLGRALGLSTAGTLLAGFVAATADRPGHLGLAAVLAVAAVLPLAWTGHAGSTVNHATAVDAQMTHLVGVTVWVGGLAAILILRGRLGDALKTSVARFSVLAGWCYALVAAGGIAGAAVRVPSLAAITTTSYGQILLAKAGVLVILGVAGWYHRRRIIRQLGTAPGRRPFARLVMAELLVMGAAIGLGVALARTPPPDAGAAEAIDATTALLGYPMPPPLTATTVFTAWRPDPLWLPLALAAAASYLVAVMRLRRRGIRWSPARTITFLTGCLMMVAATSGSPGVYGQVLFSMHMVQHMTVATAVPTFLVLGAPVTLALRTLPARIDGSRGAREWLLAVLHSRYVRVLSNPVVVIALFLGSLIGFYYTPALEFSLRTHVGHLLMLGHFLLVGYLFANIICGIDPGPPRPHHLFRLILLIVTFGFHAFFAVSLMSGAAMFAESWYTSLDRGWGPSIADDQALGISLVWALGDYPIAILAVALIVSWIADDTRDARRHDRQADRDDDAELQAYNAHLQRLQRPRVPKSSTDLEGLD from the coding sequence GTGACCGGGGCGTCCCGGGCCGTGGCGTGGGCCGGCGTGGTCACTGCGCCGACGGTCGCGATCACCGTCCTCGCCGCCACCGGCGCCTTGGCGGCACCGACAGGTGGCCTGCCCGACCCCGGGGTTGCGGTCAGGGTTGGTCTACCGGCCGCGACTGCCCTGCGTGACGTCGCTGCAGCGTTGACCGTCGGGCTGCTGGTGACAGCTGCCACCGTGCTGCCCGGCCCTGGCTCGCGTCGGCGCCTGCCTGCGCTCACCAATCTGCAGCGACGCACTGCGGTGATTGCCGCCGCCGCGGCGTCCGGGTGGGCCGCGGCCACCGTGGCGATGCTGCTACTCACCTACGCCAACCTCGCCGGCACCACGATCGGTGTGGACACCGTCGCGGCGTTGCCCTACTTCCTCACCGACTTCGACCTGGGACGTGCCCTCGGGCTGTCTACCGCCGGGACCCTGCTCGCCGGGTTCGTCGCTGCCACCGCCGACCGGCCCGGTCACCTCGGCCTGGCTGCTGTCTTGGCGGTGGCGGCGGTGTTGCCGCTGGCGTGGACCGGGCACGCCGGCAGCACCGTGAACCATGCGACCGCGGTCGACGCCCAAATGACCCACCTTGTCGGCGTCACTGTCTGGGTCGGGGGGCTCGCCGCCATCCTCATCCTGCGTGGCCGCCTCGGCGACGCGCTCAAGACGTCGGTCGCCCGGTTCTCCGTCCTCGCCGGCTGGTGCTACGCCCTGGTCGCAGCCGGCGGTATCGCAGGCGCGGCCGTCCGCGTCCCGAGCCTCGCCGCGATCACCACCACCAGCTACGGACAGATCCTGCTCGCGAAGGCCGGCGTGCTGGTCATCCTCGGGGTTGCCGGTTGGTACCACCGCCGCCGCATCATCCGGCAGTTGGGGACGGCTCCCGGCCGGCGCCCCTTCGCCCGCCTGGTCATGGCCGAGTTGCTGGTGATGGGTGCCGCTATCGGACTCGGTGTTGCGCTGGCCCGCACCCCTCCGCCCGATGCTGGCGCGGCGGAGGCGATCGACGCCACCACCGCCCTGCTCGGCTACCCGATGCCGCCGCCGCTGACCGCCACCACCGTGTTCACCGCCTGGCGTCCAGACCCGCTCTGGCTGCCGCTCGCCCTGGCCGCCGCCGCCAGCTACCTGGTCGCTGTCATGCGGCTGCGCCGCCGCGGCATCCGCTGGTCACCCGCCCGCACCATCACCTTCCTGACCGGCTGCCTGATGATGGTTGCCGCGACCAGCGGCAGCCCCGGCGTGTACGGCCAAGTCCTGTTCAGCATGCACATGGTGCAGCACATGACAGTCGCCACCGCCGTGCCCACGTTCCTCGTCCTCGGCGCCCCGGTCACCCTGGCCTTGCGGACCCTGCCGGCCCGCATCGACGGCAGCCGCGGCGCCCGCGAATGGCTACTCGCCGTACTCCACTCCCGCTACGTGCGAGTGCTCAGCAATCCAGTGGTCGTCATCGCACTCTTCCTCGGCTCCCTGATCGGGTTCTACTACACCCCAGCGTTGGAGTTCTCCCTACGAACCCACGTCGGGCACCTGCTCATGCTCGGACACTTCCTGCTCGTGGGCTACCTGTTCGCCAACATCATCTGCGGCATCGACCCCGGCCCACCCCGGCCACACCACCTGTTCCGGCTGATCCTGCTGATCGTCACCTTCGGCTTCCATGCATTCTTCGCGGTCTCCTTGATGTCTGGCGCCGCCATGTTCGCCGAATCCTGGTACACCAGCCTCGACCGCGGCTGGGGGCCCAGCATCGCCGACGATCAAGCACTCGGCATATCCCTGGTCTGGGCCCTCGGCGACTACCCCATCGCCATCCTCGCGGTCGCCTTGATCGTCTCCTGGATCGCCGACGACACCCGCGACGCACGCCGCCATGACCGCCAAGCTGACCGCGACGACGACGCTGAACTCCAGGCTTACAACGCTCACCTCCAACGCCTCCAACGCCCCCGCGTCCCCAAGTCGTCGACTGACCTCGAAGGCCTGGACTGA
- a CDS encoding ABC transporter permease, translated as MAPTDVDDEFEPVYHRYTPHRAGLPPLVPYFRELWARREFAAEMSKASLRSSNVNTVFGQLWLILNPMLLAGVYYLLVTIIRQRHDPALFTHLVLALFAFTMVQSAASTGATSVTGSGRLLINTAFPRLLIPLSAVRTAFWRFLPTIPIYLLFHIIVGLTWHPRMMISLYFLATMVVFSMGLSALFATCQVYFRDTSSFLPYFLRLWMYLSPVLWLPEMLARMGPATKIIVELNPMYPMLTGYAQLLQGGQTPPPWMWAAAAGWALGASLVGFLFFIGREREFAVRLT; from the coding sequence ATGGCGCCAACCGACGTGGACGACGAGTTCGAGCCGGTCTACCACCGCTACACGCCGCATCGGGCCGGGCTACCGCCGCTGGTGCCGTACTTCCGTGAGCTCTGGGCGCGACGCGAGTTCGCCGCCGAGATGAGCAAGGCGTCGCTGCGCAGCTCCAACGTCAACACGGTGTTCGGTCAGCTGTGGCTGATCCTCAACCCGATGCTGCTGGCCGGCGTCTACTACCTGCTGGTGACGATCATCCGGCAGCGACACGATCCCGCCTTGTTCACCCACCTGGTGCTGGCGCTGTTCGCGTTCACCATGGTGCAGTCCGCCGCCTCGACCGGAGCTACCTCGGTGACCGGCTCAGGCCGGCTGCTGATCAACACCGCGTTCCCGCGACTGCTCATTCCGCTGTCGGCGGTGCGAACGGCCTTCTGGCGATTCCTGCCGACGATCCCCATCTACCTGCTCTTCCACATCATCGTCGGGCTCACCTGGCATCCACGGATGATGATCTCCCTCTACTTCCTCGCCACCATGGTCGTGTTCAGCATGGGGCTGTCGGCGCTGTTCGCCACCTGCCAGGTGTACTTCCGCGACACCTCGAGCTTCCTGCCGTACTTCCTGCGGTTGTGGATGTACCTGTCGCCGGTGCTGTGGCTGCCGGAGATGCTCGCCCGGATGGGTCCGGCGACGAAGATCATCGTGGAGCTGAATCCGATGTACCCGATGCTGACCGGCTACGCACAGCTACTCCAAGGCGGCCAGACCCCGCCGCCTTGGATGTGGGCCGCAGCCGCTGGATGGGCTCTCGGCGCGTCACTGGTCGGGTTCTTGTTCTTCATCGGCAGGGAGCGTGAGTTCGCCGTACGCCTCACCTGA
- a CDS encoding ArsR/SmtB family transcription factor: MAVTDWSAARVAVDAEALGRIGTALADPTRRRLLLALVTGPAFPSDLAADLALTRGNVSNHLACLRGCGLVSTTPVGRRVRYELADPRLAERWPSWRSWC, encoded by the coding sequence ATGGCTGTCACGGATTGGTCGGCTGCGCGTGTCGCAGTGGATGCAGAGGCGTTGGGTCGAATCGGGACCGCATTGGCTGATCCGACGCGACGTCGGCTGTTGTTGGCGCTGGTGACCGGTCCAGCGTTCCCATCCGACCTGGCCGCGGATCTAGCACTCACCCGGGGAAACGTGTCGAACCATCTTGCCTGTTTGCGCGGCTGTGGGCTCGTGTCGACAACTCCGGTAGGGCGTCGGGTTCGCTATGAGCTGGCGGACCCGCGGCTGGCGGAGCGCTGGCCCAGTTGGCGCAGCTGGTGCTGA
- a CDS encoding heavy metal translocating P-type ATPase, whose translation MADECCGPDQTTGPESEGAAAELMPLWRIRELQAAAVSGMLLLAGAVASEGSSVETVLWSTSALVGATTFVPGAIRGLIKGRLGVGLLMTIAGIGAVLLGEVAEAATLAFLFSIAEGLERYALTRTRNSLRALLDLAPPSATVLRRGATVTVPAAELRVGEMLLVRPGDKIATDGIVSGGRSWIDTSVVTGESVPVEVGPGSLVFAGTVNGTGAIEVQVTVAAADNSLARLVHTVQEAQERKGSSQRLAERVAKPLVPAVLILAGLIAVVGSLAGEPSVWIPRALVVLVAAAPCAFALSVPIAVVAAVGAASKSGVLIKGGAAVEQLGAVTVVAVDKTGTLTRNEPSVIDVVPAAGVDSGEVLAVAAALEDRSEHPLAAAIVTAAADLPPRRGLDVEAVPGHGLIGVVDDQPTRLGKPGFVPTAGLEREVERLQDAGATVVLVERDEIVLGAVAVRDEIRPEAAEAVGLLRRQGVSVVMLTGDNARTANAIAAEAGIGEVRAELSPTDKAGIVSELKTRGHVAMVGDGINDAPALATADAGIAMGAMGSDVAIEAADVALMGEDLRRLPDAIAHTRHARVILTQSLVLSGLIIAVLVPLSALGLLGLAVVVATHELAEVLVILNGIRAGRRRLLPTRPPLRGAHPAHSIAPSAIHRTAPVRVSAAPQPAAQGEWPLLPLIPKPVAPATMSGPAGCRCEAGQCSCCA comes from the coding sequence GTGGCTGACGAGTGCTGCGGCCCCGACCAGACGACCGGCCCAGAGTCAGAAGGCGCGGCAGCGGAGCTGATGCCTTTGTGGCGGATCCGGGAGCTTCAGGCAGCGGCCGTATCGGGAATGCTGCTGCTGGCCGGGGCGGTCGCAAGTGAGGGCTCATCTGTCGAAACGGTGCTGTGGTCGACGTCGGCCTTGGTGGGTGCGACCACCTTCGTGCCGGGCGCGATCCGTGGACTGATCAAGGGCAGGCTCGGGGTCGGATTGTTGATGACGATCGCCGGGATCGGCGCCGTGCTGTTGGGGGAGGTTGCCGAAGCCGCCACGCTGGCGTTCTTGTTCTCGATCGCAGAAGGGTTGGAACGGTACGCACTCACCAGGACCAGGAATAGCCTGCGGGCCCTGCTGGATCTGGCGCCGCCGTCCGCGACGGTCCTCCGCCGCGGTGCGACGGTCACCGTCCCGGCCGCTGAGTTGCGGGTCGGCGAGATGCTGCTGGTGCGACCTGGTGACAAGATCGCGACCGACGGAATCGTGAGTGGAGGTCGCAGCTGGATCGACACCTCGGTGGTGACCGGGGAGTCTGTGCCAGTCGAGGTCGGGCCCGGGTCGCTGGTGTTTGCGGGTACCGTCAACGGCACCGGCGCGATCGAGGTCCAGGTGACTGTTGCCGCCGCAGACAACTCGTTGGCCCGGCTAGTCCACACTGTGCAGGAAGCGCAGGAACGCAAAGGATCAAGCCAACGGCTGGCCGAACGGGTCGCGAAGCCGCTGGTGCCCGCGGTGTTGATCTTGGCCGGCCTGATAGCTGTCGTTGGGAGCTTGGCCGGCGAACCGTCCGTGTGGATACCTCGGGCGCTGGTGGTGCTGGTCGCCGCGGCACCGTGCGCGTTCGCCCTCAGCGTGCCGATCGCGGTCGTGGCAGCAGTCGGCGCCGCATCCAAATCTGGAGTGTTGATCAAGGGCGGCGCAGCGGTCGAGCAACTCGGAGCCGTCACCGTGGTGGCAGTGGACAAGACCGGCACCCTGACCCGCAATGAGCCGTCGGTCATCGACGTCGTCCCCGCAGCCGGCGTCGATTCGGGTGAGGTGCTGGCGGTTGCGGCCGCACTCGAAGACCGGAGCGAGCACCCACTCGCGGCCGCGATCGTGACGGCCGCAGCCGACCTACCGCCACGGCGCGGCCTCGACGTGGAGGCCGTCCCCGGCCACGGCCTCATCGGTGTCGTGGACGACCAACCAACCCGACTCGGCAAACCCGGATTCGTCCCCACGGCCGGGCTGGAACGTGAGGTGGAGCGGCTACAAGATGCTGGCGCGACCGTGGTCCTGGTGGAACGCGACGAGATCGTGCTGGGAGCGGTCGCGGTCCGAGATGAGATCAGACCGGAAGCCGCCGAAGCTGTCGGCCTGCTGCGCCGCCAGGGTGTGTCTGTCGTGATGTTGACCGGCGACAACGCCCGCACCGCGAACGCAATCGCCGCCGAGGCCGGGATCGGCGAGGTTCGAGCCGAGCTGAGCCCGACCGACAAGGCCGGCATCGTGTCCGAGCTGAAGACCCGCGGCCACGTGGCGATGGTTGGCGACGGCATCAACGATGCACCCGCCCTGGCCACCGCCGACGCCGGGATCGCGATGGGCGCCATGGGCAGCGATGTGGCCATCGAGGCCGCCGACGTGGCCCTGATGGGCGAAGACCTGCGGCGGCTGCCGGACGCGATCGCGCACACTCGGCATGCTCGTGTGATCCTCACCCAGAGCCTTGTCCTGTCAGGGCTAATCATCGCCGTGTTAGTGCCGCTGTCCGCGCTCGGACTGCTCGGCCTGGCCGTCGTGGTCGCCACCCACGAACTCGCCGAGGTATTGGTCATCCTGAACGGCATCCGCGCTGGTCGTCGCCGGCTGCTTCCTACCCGTCCGCCCCTCCGCGGAGCCCACCCCGCTCATTCGATTGCGCCGTCCGCGATACATCGAACCGCGCCGGTGAGAGTTTCTGCCGCACCCCAACCGGCGGCACAGGGTGAGTGGCCGCTGCTGCCCTTGATCCCGAAGCCGGTTGCGCCCGCCACGATGTCGGGACCTGCCGGCTGCCGCTGTGAGGCAGGCCAATGTTCTTGCTGCGCCTAG